Below is a window of Nitrososphaerota archaeon DNA.
AAATGGCCTTAAGCGAATGGAATATCGAGGATATGACAGTGTAGGCGTTGCCACAAAGTCCGACAACGATATTGTAGTCAAAAAAGGAGTAGGCAAAGTAGAAGTAGTAAACAATGCATTACAACTGGATAATTTGCCAGGCCATGTAGGAATAGGCCACACACGTTGGGCAACACACGGAAATGTTACCGATGTCAATGCGCACCCACACCCCAGCAGCTCTGGCAAAATTGCCATAGTACACAATGGAATCATAGAAAACTATGAGGAGCTAAAGGCTGACCTTGAAAAAAGAGGCTATCGCTTCCAAAGCCAGACAGACAGTGAGGTGATTGCAAATCTGCTCCAATTCAACTATGACCAAACCCACGACATAAAACAATCCATGATAAAGACAGTATCAAAGCTGAAGGGTCACTATGCATTTGTCGCAATGTTTGAGAACGGAATTTTGTCTGCCGCAAGATATCACGAGCCTCTAATAATTGGAATTGGGAAAAAGGGATTTTTCCTATCCAGTGATGTCTTGGGATTTATCGAAAAGACAGATGATGCCATCTATTTGGACAACGGTGAGCTGGTAATACTGGACAGAATTGGAATTCAGATTTACGATTTTGATGGAAACGCGGTAAAGCACCAGGTGACAAAAGTATCAAAGGAATTTGCAGATGCATACAAGGGAGACTATGCGCACTTTACACTAAAGGAAATATCAGAGCAGCCAGAAACCATAGTGTCAGCTGGCGAAAAATCTGCAGACGCAATCAATATTGCAACGGAATTCATCAGGCATGCGCGAAGCATCTATGTTACAGGAAGCGGTACCAGCTATAATGCAGCGCTGGTTGCAAAATATCTGTGGCAAAAATACGCAAAAATCAAAGTAGAGCCAATCATATCCAGCGAATTATCATTTACGCCAGAGACAATAGAGCCAAACTCTATTCTAATCGCAATATCCCAAAGCGGCGAGAGCGCAGATGTGTTAGAGGCAGTCAAGATTGCAAAAAAGGCAAACGCCAAGATCCTCTCCATTGTGAATATTTTGACATCTTCCCTGGCGCAAGAGTCTGCATTGGTAATTGGAATGGGTTGTGGACCAGAAATTGGTGTGGCAGCAACGAAGAGCTTTACTGCACAGCTTAGCATCATCTATAAAATTACCAAAAAACTCTGCGATGGATGCGTCAACATTGATGGTGAAAAGATTTCATCGGCTGTTGCCAAGGTACTAGCTGATCACACCAAGATTAAGGAAACAGCAAAAGAGCTCAAGGACGTCCAAGACATTTACATTTTGGGTCGAGCCGTCCACTATCCAATTGCGACAGAATCTGCGCTAAAGCTAAAAGAATTATCGTACATTCATGCAGAGGGAATTCCAGGTGGAGAGCTAAAGCACGGGCCGCTTGCCCT
It encodes the following:
- the glmS gene encoding glutamine--fructose-6-phosphate transaminase (isomerizing); the encoded protein is MCSIIGYYGDLPAAPILVNGLKRMEYRGYDSVGVATKSDNDIVVKKGVGKVEVVNNALQLDNLPGHVGIGHTRWATHGNVTDVNAHPHPSSSGKIAIVHNGIIENYEELKADLEKRGYRFQSQTDSEVIANLLQFNYDQTHDIKQSMIKTVSKLKGHYAFVAMFENGILSAARYHEPLIIGIGKKGFFLSSDVLGFIEKTDDAIYLDNGELVILDRIGIQIYDFDGNAVKHQVTKVSKEFADAYKGDYAHFTLKEISEQPETIVSAGEKSADAINIATEFIRHARSIYVTGSGTSYNAALVAKYLWQKYAKIKVEPIISSELSFTPETIEPNSILIAISQSGESADVLEAVKIAKKANAKILSIVNILTSSLAQESALVIGMGCGPEIGVAATKSFTAQLSIIYKITKKLCDGCVNIDGEKISSAVAKVLADHTKIKETAKELKDVQDIYILGRAVHYPIATESALKLKELSYIHAEGIPGGELKHGPLALMDSSVYVVIINPNDFTYNDTLTSAREIKARGAKIIGVSDKPSDVYDHWIQIPTIDDALYPIIEIIPIQLLSYYSAIEKNTDPDYPRNLAKSVTVK